TTCCCTCGCTTCCGGGAGATGCGCTTCTCCAGAGTGTCGAGCGCGGAATCGACCGCGGCGTAAAGGCTCCATCCAGTGGACTTCGCGAAGTGCATCCGCTTCTCGGTCGTCAACCTGGCGGATATGCCGTACTTCGTGAGGCCCCCGCTCTTGTGGTAGGCGGACGCGTGCATCGTGAGCGTCTTCGGGTCCTCCGCCCGACTGACTC
This is a stretch of genomic DNA from Candidatus Thermoplasmatota archaeon. It encodes these proteins:
- a CDS encoding HPF/RaiA family ribosome-associated protein, whose amino-acid sequence is VSRAEDPKTLTMHASAYHKSGGLTKYGISARLTTEKRMHFAKSTGWSLYAAVDSALDTLEKRISRKRGKKLSERKRGKSTRYDE